The Scylla paramamosain isolate STU-SP2022 unplaced genomic scaffold, ASM3559412v1 Contig28, whole genome shotgun sequence genome has a window encoding:
- the LOC135097678 gene encoding uncharacterized protein LOC135097678 isoform X6, whose translation MDRGWCAGYMYQEQISTFFSVVASGMTYEMAMTSMPLQVLRLHLPHSPSSEAVVLLIFPKPQRYDTYVDGVFVPPANLNTSAAGYKLLPENPTHPQAFLPMLDNAMGTSFFQRSAKLVHVVLCEGHILDIKTTPMITLTSGLMVKEDEFYEQNVVLNLASLFEVSPDNIRVISVMQELSKRQQGRLEAEVASAHTTSLNGEEEEGAIGGEVIPYKKLVQSLEKAVNRFQDGSCSNCASLSW comes from the exons atggacagaggcTGGTGTGCTGGCTACATGTATCAGGAGCAAATCTCAACCTTCTTCTCCGTTGTGGCATCAGGGATGACATATGAGATGGCCATGACCAGCATGCCCCTTCAG GTGCTGCGTCTGCACCTGCCACACAGTCCATCCTCTGAGGCCGTTGTCCTGCTCATCTTCCCAAAGCCTCAGCGTTATGACACCTATGTGGATGGTGTCTTTGTTCCCCCAGCCAACCTCAACACCTCTGCAGCCGGCTACAAGCTGTTGCCTGAGAACCCCACCCATCCTCAGGCTTTCCTTCCCATGTTGGACAAT GCAATGGGGACCAGCTTCTTCCAGCGCAGTGCTAAGTTGGTCCATGTGGTGCTGTGCGAAGGCCACATCCTTGACATCAAGACCACACCCATGATCACCCTCACCAGTGGCCtcatggtgaaggaagatgagtttTATGAGCAGAACGTGGTGTTGAATCTGGCCAGCCTGTTTGAGGTATCCCCAGACAACATCAGGGTCATCAGTGTTATGCAGGAGCTCTCCAAGAGACAGCAGGGAAGGCTGGAG GCTGAAGTGGCCAGCGCTCACACTACAAGCCtgaatggtgaggaggaggagggagcaattggtggggaggtgattcccTACAAGAAGCTGGTGCAGAGTCTTGAGAAGGCCGTCAATAGATTCCAGGATGGATCATGCAGcaactgtgcctctctctcttg gtGA
- the LOC135097678 gene encoding uncharacterized protein LOC135097678 isoform X2, with amino-acid sequence MQQLCLSLLVSDPIEPPPKEAPPKATEEEGSVVILDAKLFYKQQEKEVAEKIKESLAVTEYAKPSSALVLSGVSSSVVQYTVFEMQLSFTVLDTEDWWCIPHIWSSRSTPWSSPCTPIRSDGSSWRVWRMGIYLPKNNLSTIPVDVVISEVSVRYQLAAQVSVVPAGWHLHFVSPGNQVCMCLVVYPENLKIQENSVTKNLQMNVIGWLMAAPQVNPEITGLIKYSMMGALEKLCLELKAAVTFRKEQSCNKSSKYFVKKVYVEGNLLHCSQENSGTHGCLQDPQRIGRHKFNLG; translated from the exons ATGCAGcaactgtgcctctctctcttg gtGAGTGACCCCATTGAGCCACCACCCAAGGAAGCccctccaaaggccacagaggaggaaggcagtgttGTCATTCTGGATGCCAAGCTGTTCTacaagcagcaggagaaggaggtggcagAGAAGATCAAGGAAAGCCTGGCAGTGACTGAGTATGCCAAGCCATCCAGTGCAttggtgctgagtggtgtgTCCAGCAGTGTGGTGCAGTACACAGTGTTTGAAATGCAGCTGTCCTTTACTGTGCTGgatacagag GACTGGTGGTGTATCCCTCACATCTGGTCATCAAGGAGTACCCCATGGTCAAGTCCTTGCACACCGATCCGTTCTGATGGAAGCAGTTGGAGGGTGTGGAGGATGGG GATCTATTTACCCAAGAACAACTTGTCAACAATTCCTGTAGATGTCGTCATCAGTGAGGTCAGTGTTAGATACCAACTTGCTGCTCAGGTGTCTGTTGTACCTGCTGGTTGGCATCTCCACTTTGTCTCTCCTGGTAACCAagtctgtatgt GCTTGGTGGTGTATCCTGAAAATTTGAAGATCCAGGAGAACTCTGTCACCAAGAACCTGCAAATGAATGTCATTGGGTGGCTGATGGCAGCTCCTCAAGTGAACCCAGAG ATCACTGGGCTAATAAAGTACAGTATGATGGGTGCCTTGGAGAAGCTGTGCCTTGAGTTGAAGGCTGCAGTTACCTTCAGAAAAGAGCAAAGCTGCAACAAGTCATCCAAGTACTTTGTCAAGAAGGTTTATGTTGAAGGCAACCTCCTGCACTGCTCTCAGGAGAACAGTGGGACTCATGGATGCCTCCAAGACCCACAGAGGATTGGAAGGCATAAATTCAATCTTGGATAA
- the LOC135097678 gene encoding uncharacterized protein LOC135097678 isoform X1, whose protein sequence is MQQLCLSLLVSDPIEPPPKEAPPKATEEEGSVVILDAKLFYKQQEKEVAEKIKESLAVTEYAKPSSALVLSGVSSSVVQYTVFEMQLSFTVLDTEDWWCIPHIWSSRSTPWSSPCTPIRSDGSSWRVWRMGIYLPKNNLSTIPVDVVISEVSVRYQLAAQVSVVPAGWHLHFVSPGADRLAAGVGTAVAVTHMTSLVPIQTTWLPEGQACVTLTLPLPIHLPLHYIWNLVEYMYSDPSLMCLVVYPENLKIQENSVTKNLQMNVIGWLMAAPQVNPEITGLIKYSMMGALEKLCLELKAAVTFRKEQSCNKSSKYFVKKVYVEGNLLHCSQENSGTHGCLQDPQRIGRHKFNLG, encoded by the exons ATGCAGcaactgtgcctctctctcttg gtGAGTGACCCCATTGAGCCACCACCCAAGGAAGCccctccaaaggccacagaggaggaaggcagtgttGTCATTCTGGATGCCAAGCTGTTCTacaagcagcaggagaaggaggtggcagAGAAGATCAAGGAAAGCCTGGCAGTGACTGAGTATGCCAAGCCATCCAGTGCAttggtgctgagtggtgtgTCCAGCAGTGTGGTGCAGTACACAGTGTTTGAAATGCAGCTGTCCTTTACTGTGCTGgatacagag GACTGGTGGTGTATCCCTCACATCTGGTCATCAAGGAGTACCCCATGGTCAAGTCCTTGCACACCGATCCGTTCTGATGGAAGCAGTTGGAGGGTGTGGAGGATGGG GATCTATTTACCCAAGAACAACTTGTCAACAATTCCTGTAGATGTCGTCATCAGTGAGGTCAGTGTTAGATACCAACTTGCTGCTCAGGTGTCTGTTGTACCTGCTGGTTGGCATCTCCACTTTGTCTCTCCTG GTGCTGACAGATTAGCAGCAGGAGTGGGAACTGCAGTGGCTGTAACTCACATGACTTCACTGGTACCAATCCAGACCACCTGGCTTCCAGAGGGACAGGCTTGTGTCACCCTGACCTTACCTCTACCTATACATCTACCACTGCACTACATTTGGAATCTGGTTGAGTACATGTACTCAGACCCAagcctgatgt GCTTGGTGGTGTATCCTGAAAATTTGAAGATCCAGGAGAACTCTGTCACCAAGAACCTGCAAATGAATGTCATTGGGTGGCTGATGGCAGCTCCTCAAGTGAACCCAGAG ATCACTGGGCTAATAAAGTACAGTATGATGGGTGCCTTGGAGAAGCTGTGCCTTGAGTTGAAGGCTGCAGTTACCTTCAGAAAAGAGCAAAGCTGCAACAAGTCATCCAAGTACTTTGTCAAGAAGGTTTATGTTGAAGGCAACCTCCTGCACTGCTCTCAGGAGAACAGTGGGACTCATGGATGCCTCCAAGACCCACAGAGGATTGGAAGGCATAAATTCAATCTTGGATAA
- the LOC135097678 gene encoding uncharacterized protein LOC135097678 isoform X5 produces the protein MQQLCLSLLVSDPIEPPPKEAPPKATEEEGSVVILDAKLFYKQQEKEVAEKIKESLAVTEYAKPSSALVLSGVSSSVVQYTVFEMQLSFTVLDTEDWWCIPHIWSSRSTPWSSPCTPIRSDGSSWRVWRMGIYLPKNNLSTIPVDVVISEVSVRYQLAAQVSVVPAGWHLHFVSPGADRLAAGVGTAVAVTHMTSLVPIQTTWLPEGQACVTLTLPLPIHLPLHYIWNLVEYMYSDPSLMCLVVYPENLKIQENSVTKNLQMNVIGWLMAAPQVNPEK, from the exons ATGCAGcaactgtgcctctctctcttg gtGAGTGACCCCATTGAGCCACCACCCAAGGAAGCccctccaaaggccacagaggaggaaggcagtgttGTCATTCTGGATGCCAAGCTGTTCTacaagcagcaggagaaggaggtggcagAGAAGATCAAGGAAAGCCTGGCAGTGACTGAGTATGCCAAGCCATCCAGTGCAttggtgctgagtggtgtgTCCAGCAGTGTGGTGCAGTACACAGTGTTTGAAATGCAGCTGTCCTTTACTGTGCTGgatacagag GACTGGTGGTGTATCCCTCACATCTGGTCATCAAGGAGTACCCCATGGTCAAGTCCTTGCACACCGATCCGTTCTGATGGAAGCAGTTGGAGGGTGTGGAGGATGGG GATCTATTTACCCAAGAACAACTTGTCAACAATTCCTGTAGATGTCGTCATCAGTGAGGTCAGTGTTAGATACCAACTTGCTGCTCAGGTGTCTGTTGTACCTGCTGGTTGGCATCTCCACTTTGTCTCTCCTG GTGCTGACAGATTAGCAGCAGGAGTGGGAACTGCAGTGGCTGTAACTCACATGACTTCACTGGTACCAATCCAGACCACCTGGCTTCCAGAGGGACAGGCTTGTGTCACCCTGACCTTACCTCTACCTATACATCTACCACTGCACTACATTTGGAATCTGGTTGAGTACATGTACTCAGACCCAagcctgatgt GCTTGGTGGTGTATCCTGAAAATTTGAAGATCCAGGAGAACTCTGTCACCAAGAACCTGCAAATGAATGTCATTGGGTGGCTGATGGCAGCTCCTCAAGTGAACCCAGAG
- the LOC135097678 gene encoding uncharacterized protein LOC135097678 isoform X4, with protein sequence MQQLCLSLLVSDPIEPPPKEAPPKATEEEGSVVILDAKLFYKQQEKEVAEKIKESLAVTEYAKPSSALVLSGVSSSVVQYTVFEMQLSFTVLDTEDWWCIPHIWSSRSTPWSSPCTPIRSDGSSWRVWRMGIYLPKNNLSTIPVDVVISEVSVRYQLAAQVSVVPAGWHLHFVSPGLVVYPENLKIQENSVTKNLQMNVIGWLMAAPQVNPEITGLIKYSMMGALEKLCLELKAAVTFRKEQSCNKSSKYFVKKVYVEGNLLHCSQENSGTHGCLQDPQRIGRHKFNLG encoded by the exons ATGCAGcaactgtgcctctctctcttg gtGAGTGACCCCATTGAGCCACCACCCAAGGAAGCccctccaaaggccacagaggaggaaggcagtgttGTCATTCTGGATGCCAAGCTGTTCTacaagcagcaggagaaggaggtggcagAGAAGATCAAGGAAAGCCTGGCAGTGACTGAGTATGCCAAGCCATCCAGTGCAttggtgctgagtggtgtgTCCAGCAGTGTGGTGCAGTACACAGTGTTTGAAATGCAGCTGTCCTTTACTGTGCTGgatacagag GACTGGTGGTGTATCCCTCACATCTGGTCATCAAGGAGTACCCCATGGTCAAGTCCTTGCACACCGATCCGTTCTGATGGAAGCAGTTGGAGGGTGTGGAGGATGGG GATCTATTTACCCAAGAACAACTTGTCAACAATTCCTGTAGATGTCGTCATCAGTGAGGTCAGTGTTAGATACCAACTTGCTGCTCAGGTGTCTGTTGTACCTGCTGGTTGGCATCTCCACTTTGTCTCTCCTG GCTTGGTGGTGTATCCTGAAAATTTGAAGATCCAGGAGAACTCTGTCACCAAGAACCTGCAAATGAATGTCATTGGGTGGCTGATGGCAGCTCCTCAAGTGAACCCAGAG ATCACTGGGCTAATAAAGTACAGTATGATGGGTGCCTTGGAGAAGCTGTGCCTTGAGTTGAAGGCTGCAGTTACCTTCAGAAAAGAGCAAAGCTGCAACAAGTCATCCAAGTACTTTGTCAAGAAGGTTTATGTTGAAGGCAACCTCCTGCACTGCTCTCAGGAGAACAGTGGGACTCATGGATGCCTCCAAGACCCACAGAGGATTGGAAGGCATAAATTCAATCTTGGATAA
- the LOC135097678 gene encoding uncharacterized protein LOC135097678 isoform X3: protein MQQLCLSLLVSDPIEPPPKEAPPKATEEEGSVVILDAKLFYKQQEKEVAEKIKESLAVTEYAKPSSALVLSGVSSSVVQYTVFEMQLSFTVLDTEDWWCIPHIWSSRSTPWSSPCTPIRSDGSSWRVWRMGIYLPKNNLSTIPVDVVISEVSVRYQLAAQVSVVPAGWHLHFVSPGNQVCLVVYPENLKIQENSVTKNLQMNVIGWLMAAPQVNPEITGLIKYSMMGALEKLCLELKAAVTFRKEQSCNKSSKYFVKKVYVEGNLLHCSQENSGTHGCLQDPQRIGRHKFNLG from the exons ATGCAGcaactgtgcctctctctcttg gtGAGTGACCCCATTGAGCCACCACCCAAGGAAGCccctccaaaggccacagaggaggaaggcagtgttGTCATTCTGGATGCCAAGCTGTTCTacaagcagcaggagaaggaggtggcagAGAAGATCAAGGAAAGCCTGGCAGTGACTGAGTATGCCAAGCCATCCAGTGCAttggtgctgagtggtgtgTCCAGCAGTGTGGTGCAGTACACAGTGTTTGAAATGCAGCTGTCCTTTACTGTGCTGgatacagag GACTGGTGGTGTATCCCTCACATCTGGTCATCAAGGAGTACCCCATGGTCAAGTCCTTGCACACCGATCCGTTCTGATGGAAGCAGTTGGAGGGTGTGGAGGATGGG GATCTATTTACCCAAGAACAACTTGTCAACAATTCCTGTAGATGTCGTCATCAGTGAGGTCAGTGTTAGATACCAACTTGCTGCTCAGGTGTCTGTTGTACCTGCTGGTTGGCATCTCCACTTTGTCTCTCCTGGTAACCAagtct GCTTGGTGGTGTATCCTGAAAATTTGAAGATCCAGGAGAACTCTGTCACCAAGAACCTGCAAATGAATGTCATTGGGTGGCTGATGGCAGCTCCTCAAGTGAACCCAGAG ATCACTGGGCTAATAAAGTACAGTATGATGGGTGCCTTGGAGAAGCTGTGCCTTGAGTTGAAGGCTGCAGTTACCTTCAGAAAAGAGCAAAGCTGCAACAAGTCATCCAAGTACTTTGTCAAGAAGGTTTATGTTGAAGGCAACCTCCTGCACTGCTCTCAGGAGAACAGTGGGACTCATGGATGCCTCCAAGACCCACAGAGGATTGGAAGGCATAAATTCAATCTTGGATAA